One window of Trifolium pratense cultivar HEN17-A07 linkage group LG5, ARS_RC_1.1, whole genome shotgun sequence genomic DNA carries:
- the LOC123884764 gene encoding uncharacterized protein C630.12-like isoform X1, with product MKQKELTLLLCLIWALTILYGEMFSYWLPPLFTCSWPHLKQVQTKSESYQTDYVKVAVIADPQLMDKTSLPLPDKSLALELVKFYTDLNMRRSFFSSILPFKPDVILFLGDYFDGGPYLLDEEWQESLNRFKHIFGLNAQGKYTDKEVYYIPGNHDIGYETLHYAKPEVIRRYEETFGIRNYRFAVGKVDFIAVDAQTLDGHRQKNLTSQTWEFVKNISVDNVVRPRVLLTHIPLYRPDGTYCGPDRSSPIINQRIQRAAYDKTNDITYQNYVFEKTSKYLLDTIKPKLILSGHDHDQCTVTHQSKSGPVKEHTLGTISWQQGNLYPSFMLLSVDNSTLPNASIPEEHVLSHLCYLPKQLHIYMWYIVLFVLTLLALLLWPTSSTSFWHQCWNLAGHFKQLIASMVSRSKTKEKDEDANYEYEMMWDAEGSMHLIKKPLKTSTVNSNERSLGERGNVVMRPTARKNTGQEADFSVNMDMASSTGLDPLVKIPPRTGKSKTIIIQRLLRTLRMLTVIAAVNVPLYMMLLFKDWIDK from the exons ATGAAGCAGAAAGAGTTGACTTTATTGTTATGCCTCATATGGGCACTAACCATTCTCTATGGTGAAATGTTCTCTTACTGGCTTCCACCTCTCTTCACTTGTTCATGGCCCCATTTGAAG CAGGTTCAAACAAAGAGTGAGAGTTACCAAACTGATTATGTAAAAGTTGCTGTTATTGCAGATCCACAG CTCATGGACAAAACTTCTCTCCCTCTTCCTGACAAATCTCTTGCGCTGGAGCTTGTGAAATTCTACACTGATTTAAACATGCGTAGATCATTCTTTTCATCGATCCTGCCTTTCAAACCTGATGTCATATTGTTTTTAGGCGATTACTTCGATGGAGGTCCTTATTTATTAGATGAAGA ATGGCAGGAGTCTTTGAACCGCTTTAAACATATCTTTGGTTTGAACGCACAGGGAAAATACACGGACAAGGAAGTTTATTACATTCCTGGAAACCATGATATTGGTTATGAAACTCTTCATTATGCAAAGCCAGAG GTTATCAGACGCTACGAGGAAACATTTGGGATTAGAAACTACAGATTTGCAGTTGGAAAAGTGGATTTTATTGCTGTCGACGCACAAACTCTTGATG GACACCGGCAAAAGAATCTGACGTCTCAAACTTGGGAGTTTGTAAAGAATATCTCTGTAG ATAATGTAGTTCGTCCAAGAGTCTTATTAACACACATTCCTCTATACCGACCGGATGGTACTTATTGTGGCCCTGATCGTAGTTCTCCAATTATTAATCAG AGGATACAACGCGCTGCGTATGATAAAACTAATGATATTAC GTATCAGAATTACGTTTTTGAGAAGACATCGAAGTATTTACTAGATACTATCAAACCT AAGCTTATTTTATCTGGCCATGATCATGATCAATGCACCGTCACTCATCAATCTAAATCCGGGCCTGTAAAAGAG CACACTCTAGGTACCATAAGTTGGCAACAAGGAAATTTGTATCCTTCTTTCATGCTGTTATCTGTTGATAACTCGACTCTTCCAAATGCTTCCATTCCAGAAGAGCATGTGTTGAGTCATCTATGTTATCTTCCAAAGCAATTACACATTTATATGTG GTATATTGTTCTATTTGTTCTTACCCTCCTTGCCCTCCTACTTTGGCCAACAAGCAGCACAAGTTTCTGGCACCAGTGTTGGAACTTGGCGGGTCATTTTAAACAACTAATAGCTTCCATGGTATCTAGAAGCAAAACAAAAGAGAAGGACGAGGATGCCAACTATGAATACGAGATGATGTGGGATGCAGAAGGCTCAATGCATCTTATAAAGAAACCCTTGAAGACATCCACTGTAAATTCAAATGAACGAAGCTTAGGAGAAAG GGGTAATGTTGTAATGCGGCCAACTGCTAGAAAAAATACTGGTCAAGAAGCTGATTTCTCTGTGAATATGGACATGGCTTCAAGCACCGGACTTGATCCTCTAGTAAAAATACCTCCCAGAACAGGAAAATCAAAGACTATTATAATCCAAAGATTACTACGCACACTACGAATGCTGACCGTTATTGCAGCAGTCAATGTTCCTCTTTACATGATGTTGCTATTCAAGGATTGGATTGACAAATAA
- the LOC123884764 gene encoding uncharacterized protein C630.12-like isoform X2, translating to MKQKELTLLLCLIWALTILYGEMFSYWLPPLFTCSWPHLKVQTKSESYQTDYVKVAVIADPQLMDKTSLPLPDKSLALELVKFYTDLNMRRSFFSSILPFKPDVILFLGDYFDGGPYLLDEEWQESLNRFKHIFGLNAQGKYTDKEVYYIPGNHDIGYETLHYAKPEVIRRYEETFGIRNYRFAVGKVDFIAVDAQTLDGHRQKNLTSQTWEFVKNISVDNVVRPRVLLTHIPLYRPDGTYCGPDRSSPIINQRIQRAAYDKTNDITYQNYVFEKTSKYLLDTIKPKLILSGHDHDQCTVTHQSKSGPVKEHTLGTISWQQGNLYPSFMLLSVDNSTLPNASIPEEHVLSHLCYLPKQLHIYMWYIVLFVLTLLALLLWPTSSTSFWHQCWNLAGHFKQLIASMVSRSKTKEKDEDANYEYEMMWDAEGSMHLIKKPLKTSTVNSNERSLGERGNVVMRPTARKNTGQEADFSVNMDMASSTGLDPLVKIPPRTGKSKTIIIQRLLRTLRMLTVIAAVNVPLYMMLLFKDWIDK from the exons ATGAAGCAGAAAGAGTTGACTTTATTGTTATGCCTCATATGGGCACTAACCATTCTCTATGGTGAAATGTTCTCTTACTGGCTTCCACCTCTCTTCACTTGTTCATGGCCCCATTTGAAG GTTCAAACAAAGAGTGAGAGTTACCAAACTGATTATGTAAAAGTTGCTGTTATTGCAGATCCACAG CTCATGGACAAAACTTCTCTCCCTCTTCCTGACAAATCTCTTGCGCTGGAGCTTGTGAAATTCTACACTGATTTAAACATGCGTAGATCATTCTTTTCATCGATCCTGCCTTTCAAACCTGATGTCATATTGTTTTTAGGCGATTACTTCGATGGAGGTCCTTATTTATTAGATGAAGA ATGGCAGGAGTCTTTGAACCGCTTTAAACATATCTTTGGTTTGAACGCACAGGGAAAATACACGGACAAGGAAGTTTATTACATTCCTGGAAACCATGATATTGGTTATGAAACTCTTCATTATGCAAAGCCAGAG GTTATCAGACGCTACGAGGAAACATTTGGGATTAGAAACTACAGATTTGCAGTTGGAAAAGTGGATTTTATTGCTGTCGACGCACAAACTCTTGATG GACACCGGCAAAAGAATCTGACGTCTCAAACTTGGGAGTTTGTAAAGAATATCTCTGTAG ATAATGTAGTTCGTCCAAGAGTCTTATTAACACACATTCCTCTATACCGACCGGATGGTACTTATTGTGGCCCTGATCGTAGTTCTCCAATTATTAATCAG AGGATACAACGCGCTGCGTATGATAAAACTAATGATATTAC GTATCAGAATTACGTTTTTGAGAAGACATCGAAGTATTTACTAGATACTATCAAACCT AAGCTTATTTTATCTGGCCATGATCATGATCAATGCACCGTCACTCATCAATCTAAATCCGGGCCTGTAAAAGAG CACACTCTAGGTACCATAAGTTGGCAACAAGGAAATTTGTATCCTTCTTTCATGCTGTTATCTGTTGATAACTCGACTCTTCCAAATGCTTCCATTCCAGAAGAGCATGTGTTGAGTCATCTATGTTATCTTCCAAAGCAATTACACATTTATATGTG GTATATTGTTCTATTTGTTCTTACCCTCCTTGCCCTCCTACTTTGGCCAACAAGCAGCACAAGTTTCTGGCACCAGTGTTGGAACTTGGCGGGTCATTTTAAACAACTAATAGCTTCCATGGTATCTAGAAGCAAAACAAAAGAGAAGGACGAGGATGCCAACTATGAATACGAGATGATGTGGGATGCAGAAGGCTCAATGCATCTTATAAAGAAACCCTTGAAGACATCCACTGTAAATTCAAATGAACGAAGCTTAGGAGAAAG GGGTAATGTTGTAATGCGGCCAACTGCTAGAAAAAATACTGGTCAAGAAGCTGATTTCTCTGTGAATATGGACATGGCTTCAAGCACCGGACTTGATCCTCTAGTAAAAATACCTCCCAGAACAGGAAAATCAAAGACTATTATAATCCAAAGATTACTACGCACACTACGAATGCTGACCGTTATTGCAGCAGTCAATGTTCCTCTTTACATGATGTTGCTATTCAAGGATTGGATTGACAAATAA
- the LOC123884152 gene encoding protein STRUBBELIG-RECEPTOR FAMILY 6-like: protein MSVDPWLMLMLMFISSTCTLVINGDTDPNDVSTLMSLFQSMNSPSQLNWPANGNDPCGQSWTGITCSGNRITEIKLPGRGISGTLSYNLQSLTALTNLDLSNNNLGGTIPYSFPQQTLQHLNLANNNFNGGIPYVFSDIPSLISLNLGHNQLNQGLSMSFQKLTSLTTLDVSSNSFTGELPQTMNALSSINTMNLQNNQFTGTINILADLPLQNLNIENNHFTGWIPEQLKNINLQKNGNSWSSGPAPPPPPGTPPINKNNGNHKSGEHKTSSGSGSSDGSKKSGIGGGAIAGIVISILVVGAIVAFFLVKKRSKKSSGDVEKLDNRPLAPHTSNEVHEMNSTQTSSVIDLKTFDTSAASINLKPPPHKSFDEDESPKKPAVVKKTVAPPANLKSYSIADLQIATGSFSVDQLLGEGSFGRVYRAQFDDGKVLAVKKIDSSVLPNNLSEDFMEIVSNLSHLHHPNVTELVGYCSEHGQHLLVYEFHKNGSLHEFLHLPDEFIKPLIWNSRVKIALGIARALEYLHEVCSPSIVHKNIKAANILLDTDLNPHLDSGLASYIPNANQVLNNNAGSGYEAPEVGMSGQYTLKSDVYSFGVVMLELLSGRKPFDSSRSRFEQSLVRWATPQLHDIDALAKMVDPALEGLYPVKSLSRFADVIALCVQPEPEFRPPMSEVVQALVRLVQRTNMSKRTFGTDQGGSNRGGDDQDTLDM from the exons ATGTCGGTGGATCCATGGCTGATGCTGATGTTGATGTTCATCAGCAGCACTTGTACTCTTGTCATCAATGGTGACACAGATCCAAATGATG TCTCTACTTTAATGTCTTTGTTTCAAAGCATGAACTCACCGTCCCAGCTAAATTGGCCGGCCAATGGCAATGATCCTTGTGGACAATCTTGGACAGGCATCACTTGCTCAGGCAACCGAATCACCGAAAT TAAGTTACCTGGTCGTGGAATATCCGGAACTTTGAGTTACAATCTACAATCCCTGACAGCTCTGACCAACCT AGATTTGAGTAACAACAATCTTGGTGGCACTATACCGTACTCGTTTCCTCAACAAACATTGCAGCACTT AAATCTTgctaataataatttcaatggaGGGATACCTTATGTTTTTTCTGATATTCCTTCTCTTATAAGCCT GAATCTTGGTCACAATCAACTCAACCAAGGACTGTCTATGAGCTTTCAAAAGCTTACTTCCCTTACTACATT GGACGTTTCTTCCAATTCTTTTACTGGAGAGCTCCCTCAGACTATGAACGCACTATCAAGCATAAACACCAT gAATCTACAAAACAACCAATTTACTGGAACCATCAATATCCTTGCTGATCTTCCTCTTCAAAATTT GAATATCGAAAACAATCATTTTACCGGCTGGATACCAGAACAGTTGAAAAACATAAACCTACA AAAGAATGGTAATTCGTGGAGCTCTGGACCTGCACCCCCACCTCCTCCTGGTACACCTccaataaacaaaaacaatggTAATCACAAGTCTGGCGAACATAAAACCTCGTCAGGTTCTGGTTCAAGTGATGGAAGCAAAAAATCCGGTATAGGAGGTGGTGCCATTGCTGGAATAGTGATCTCTATCTTAGTTGTTGGCGCAATAGTAGCATTCTTTCTGGTGAAGAAAAGATCCAAGAAGTCGTCTGGAGATGTGGAAAAGCTAGACAATCGACCCTTGGCTCCTCATACTTCAAATGAAGTGCATG AAATGAATTCAACGCAAACTTCTTCTGTAATTGACTTGAAGACATTTGATACTTCTGCGGCCTCAATAAATCTTAAACCCCCTCCTCATAAATCGTTTGATGAAGACGAGTCTCCAAAGAAGCCCGCTGTTGTCAAGAAGACCGTAGCACCTCCTGCAAATCTGAAATCATATTCTATCGCTGACCTACAGATTGCTACGGGAAGCTTCAGTGTTGATCAACTTCTCGGCGAGGGGTCTTTTGGACGTGTATACCGTGCTCAATTTGATGATGGAAAG GTTCTTGCTGTGAAGAAGATAGATTCATCTGTCCTTCCTAATAATTTGTCTGAAGATTTTATGGAGATAGTTTCTAATCTCTCCCATTTGCATCATCCGAATGTGACGGAGCTTGTAGGTTATTGTTCAGAGCACGGACAACACCTCTTAGTCTATGAGTTTCACAAAAATGGATCACTGCATGAATTCCTTCACCTCCCTGATGAGTTCATTAAACCATTGATATGGAATTCACGTGTCAAGATTGCTTTGGGAATTGCACGCGCTTTAGA GTACCTACATGAAGTTTGTTCGCCATCAATTGTTCATAAGAATATAAAGGCAGCCAACATATTGCTTGATACTGATCTTAATCCTCATCTAGACAGTGGATTGGCCAGCTATATTCCAAATGCAAACCAG GTATTGAACAATAATGCTGGATCTGGATACGAGGCTCCAGAAGTCGGGATGTCTGGTCAGTATACTCTTAAGAGTGATGTCTATAGCTTTGGAGTTGTCATGTTGGAGCTTCTAAGTGGACGCAAACCATTTGATAG TTCAAGATCAAGATTTGAGCAGTCGTTGGTTCGATGGGCGACACCTCAACTCCATGATATTGATGCATTGGCTAAAATGGTTGATCCTGCACTAGAAGGACTATACCCTGTCAAGTCCCTTTCTCGATTCGCTGATGTCATTGCTCTTTGTGTTCAG CCGGAACCTGAATTCCGACCACCTATGTCAGAAGTGGTTCAAGCACTAGTTCGGTTAGTGCAACGAACCAACATGAGCAAACGGACATTTGGAACTGATCAAGGAGGATCCAACCGAGGAGGTGATGACCAAGACACCTTAGACATGTAA